A DNA window from Desulfovibrio intestinalis contains the following coding sequences:
- a CDS encoding ATP-binding protein yields MKSRFSRVFSARGLRALHLGLSPWMVVGMAIILGLAISALAVRSNQRGKTYMIQNLMDRAEALIWALEAGARTGLCTPLGTPDGLQSLLTETAKQPGIVFMAVADNAGEIQAYSVPLRIRERNRAGVDALIPGQGGSGGSGTSAQVQQGEKALALIMPTGVQVTEKPAWRLRQWGDRKVFEVYRAFVPLEDDRPIPMPMPMRGHGQHMGRNRGMMGTDMPHGPMSPRRMDPSEQAQPMGENMYGGMGGFPPGVRPGGGAEVAGGASVWRPAPLQPGQPRQQQGVVVVGLDLKPFEAALAADLRYNIISALLVAALGLAGFVSLFWAHNYRRSRRMLRDSRAMASEVMANLPLGLLTSDPSGRVAMVNDIALGMFELDRVTAVHAPLTGLPGLDWTALVAELAGGRKVLERECVLTTGRTGVVISLSAASISNQDGVFLGNVFILRDITEVKRLQADAQRNDRLSALGHLAAGVAHEVRNPLSTIKGVALYIAKRMMPGGREEEAAQRMIDEVDRLDRVVSELLEFARPGAINTADADLAEVISRALRLAEADVSARNIQVSLEVPSGLPPVRVNTERLTQALLNLFLNAVQAMGEGGRLRVGARLSPDGQTFSITVGDNGPGIPRDIQAAIFTPYFTTKPSGTGLGLAIVYQIVEGHGGSVSVNSSPGQGTEFILVLPVRGKDEAIPAGLHQK; encoded by the coding sequence ATGAAAAGCAGATTTTCGAGAGTATTTTCCGCCAGAGGATTAAGAGCCCTGCATTTGGGGCTTTCTCCCTGGATGGTTGTGGGCATGGCGATCATTCTTGGTCTGGCCATTTCAGCCCTGGCCGTGCGCAGCAACCAGCGCGGCAAAACCTATATGATACAGAACCTCATGGACCGGGCCGAGGCCCTTATATGGGCTCTGGAGGCTGGCGCCCGCACTGGCCTGTGCACGCCCCTGGGCACCCCGGACGGCTTGCAGTCACTGCTGACAGAAACAGCCAAACAGCCCGGCATTGTTTTTATGGCTGTGGCCGACAATGCAGGAGAAATACAGGCATACAGCGTGCCCTTGCGCATTCGCGAAAGAAACAGGGCCGGTGTCGACGCGCTTATACCGGGGCAAGGAGGCTCTGGCGGCAGCGGAACCAGCGCGCAGGTGCAGCAAGGTGAAAAGGCTCTGGCACTCATTATGCCTACCGGAGTGCAGGTGACGGAAAAGCCCGCGTGGCGTTTGCGTCAGTGGGGGGACAGAAAAGTTTTTGAGGTTTACCGGGCTTTTGTGCCTCTGGAAGACGACCGTCCCATTCCCATGCCCATGCCCATGCGTGGGCACGGACAGCATATGGGCCGAAACCGGGGGATGATGGGAACAGATATGCCGCACGGGCCCATGTCGCCCAGAAGAATGGACCCCTCGGAGCAGGCACAGCCAATGGGTGAAAATATGTATGGCGGCATGGGCGGTTTTCCGCCTGGTGTCAGACCGGGAGGCGGCGCTGAAGTCGCAGGGGGAGCCAGCGTATGGAGGCCTGCCCCTCTGCAGCCGGGGCAACCCAGGCAACAACAGGGCGTCGTTGTGGTCGGCCTTGATCTTAAACCCTTTGAGGCGGCCCTGGCAGCCGATTTGCGGTACAACATCATATCGGCCCTACTGGTGGCCGCCTTGGGGCTGGCTGGCTTTGTGTCCCTGTTTTGGGCGCATAACTACCGGCGCTCGCGCCGCATGCTGCGCGACTCGCGGGCGATGGCCTCGGAGGTAATGGCCAATCTGCCGCTGGGGCTTTTGACCAGCGATCCGTCAGGCAGAGTGGCCATGGTCAATGATATAGCCCTCGGCATGTTCGAACTCGACCGTGTTACGGCTGTGCACGCTCCGTTGACAGGGCTGCCCGGTCTGGACTGGACAGCCCTTGTGGCTGAACTTGCCGGAGGACGCAAGGTGCTTGAACGTGAATGCGTGCTCACCACCGGGCGCACGGGCGTTGTCATTAGCCTCAGCGCAGCCTCCATAAGCAATCAGGACGGGGTTTTTCTGGGTAATGTGTTCATTCTGCGTGACATTACCGAGGTCAAGCGTCTGCAGGCAGATGCGCAGCGCAATGACCGCCTGTCAGCCTTGGGGCATCTGGCTGCTGGTGTGGCGCACGAGGTGCGTAATCCCCTGAGCACCATCAAGGGCGTGGCTCTGTACATCGCCAAGCGCATGATGCCGGGTGGCCGTGAAGAGGAAGCCGCACAACGCATGATTGACGAAGTCGACAGACTGGACCGTGTGGTTTCCGAACTGCTGGAATTCGCCAGGCCGGGAGCCATCAATACGGCGGATGCCGACCTTGCCGAGGTCATCAGCCGTGCCCTGCGTCTGGCCGAGGCAGACGTGAGCGCCAGAAATATACAGGTCAGCCTTGAAGTGCCTTCCGGTTTACCCCCGGTGCGTGTCAATACCGAGCGCCTTACCCAGGCCCTGCTCAATCTTTTTCTCAACGCCGTACAGGCTATGGGCGAAGGCGGGCGGCTGCGTGTGGGTGCACGGCTGTCGCCGGACGGGCAAACTTTCAGCATCACTGTGGGCGACAATGGCCCCGGAATTCCGCGGGATATTCAGGCGGCCATTTTTACGCCGTATTTTACCACCAAGCCTTCGGGCACTGGCCTTGGCCTTGCTATTGTTTATCAGATCGTTGAAGGCCACGGCGGAAGCGTCAGCGTGAATTCATCACCGGGACAAGGCACTGAATTTATTCTTGTGCTTCCGGTGCGCGGCAAGGATGAAGCGATCCCGGCGGGCCTGCATCAGAAGTAG
- a CDS encoding MgtC/SapB family protein: protein MTLAAIQSFQLESFLDSCLSVTVAFILGSIVGFERQYRQRTAGLRTNVLVAIGSSVFVDIAACIAGPDGAARAISYIISGVGFLGAGIIMRDQGRVSGLDTAATLWGVAAIGACAGADLLGESCLAALFVLLANTLLRPIANAINRAPLQMKALESAVSVHMIILGEKTGESLSMLKGLLRSEGYDATDIDVRPFADGKVEVEATFAAGSADTEYFERLVTKITAAPYVDNAYWSPVMLEGAQ, encoded by the coding sequence ATGACCTTGGCCGCGATACAGAGCTTTCAGCTCGAGTCTTTTCTTGATTCGTGCCTCAGCGTAACGGTTGCTTTTATTCTTGGTTCCATTGTCGGTTTTGAGCGCCAGTACAGGCAAAGAACTGCGGGCTTGAGAACCAATGTGCTTGTGGCCATTGGCTCTTCTGTTTTTGTGGATATTGCGGCCTGTATTGCTGGGCCGGATGGAGCAGCCAGGGCCATTTCATACATCATATCCGGCGTGGGATTTCTTGGCGCGGGCATTATTATGCGCGATCAGGGCAGGGTGAGCGGGCTGGACACTGCCGCTACACTTTGGGGGGTTGCAGCCATAGGAGCCTGCGCCGGGGCCGACTTGCTGGGCGAATCTTGCCTGGCCGCGCTTTTCGTTCTTCTGGCGAACACCCTGTTGCGGCCCATAGCCAATGCTATCAACCGCGCGCCGTTACAGATGAAAGCTCTGGAAAGCGCCGTGTCGGTGCATATGATTATTCTTGGCGAGAAAACCGGGGAATCTTTATCAATGCTGAAGGGCCTGCTTCGATCAGAGGGCTATGACGCCACAGATATTGACGTACGCCCATTTGCAGACGGAAAGGTGGAGGTTGAAGCGACATTTGCGGCAGGTTCAGCAGACACAGAATATTTTGAGCGTCTGGTAACCAAAATTACTGCGGCGCCCTACGTCGACAATGCCTACTGGTCGCCTGTCATGCTTGAAGGGGCGCAATAA
- the cmk gene encoding (d)CMP kinase — protein sequence MSARLSVVTLDGPAGVGKTTLARRMAESLGLAYLDTGAMFRCIALKLGPGAEKLPEEDLRDRCAQWVFTLGGMGQQSTLFCNGVAVRGEVRTEEVGMLAARIATVPAVRDILRQTQRSIGEMSPLVAEGRDMGTVVFPDARFKFFLDAAPEVRAMRRLRDLKERGEAAELTSLTEQIRQRDALDRNRAVAPLRPAPDALIVDTSQLDIEGVLGVMLHHINVHGGAQSLHA from the coding sequence ATGAGCGCCCGCCTGTCAGTTGTAACGCTGGATGGCCCCGCTGGAGTAGGCAAAACCACTCTGGCCCGCCGCATGGCGGAAAGCCTGGGGCTGGCCTATCTGGATACAGGGGCCATGTTCCGCTGCATAGCCCTCAAACTGGGCCCCGGTGCTGAAAAACTGCCGGAAGAAGACCTGCGTGACCGCTGCGCTCAATGGGTTTTCACCCTTGGCGGTATGGGGCAGCAGTCAACCCTGTTCTGCAATGGCGTTGCCGTGCGCGGCGAAGTGCGCACCGAGGAAGTTGGTATGCTGGCAGCCCGGATTGCCACGGTGCCTGCAGTACGCGACATTCTGCGCCAGACACAAAGATCTATCGGCGAAATGTCGCCTCTGGTGGCTGAAGGGCGGGATATGGGCACAGTGGTTTTTCCTGACGCCCGTTTCAAGTTCTTTCTGGATGCAGCTCCTGAAGTGCGCGCCATGCGCCGCTTGCGCGATTTGAAAGAAAGGGGGGAAGCTGCAGAGCTGACAAGCCTTACCGAGCAGATCCGCCAGCGCGACGCGCTGGACCGCAACCGCGCGGTGGCTCCTCTGCGCCCTGCCCCTGACGCCCTTATTGTGGATACATCACAACTTGATATTGAAGGCGTGCTTGGCGTCATGCTGCACCATATCAATGTACACGGCGGGGCTCAAAGCCTGCACGCCTGA
- a CDS encoding universal stress protein — protein sequence MKEIKKILCAVDLSEHSKDVAEYAVLLAKGLNASVVVVYTAPSLSQYVGFHVPPNTIENFVGEIVSGAEKSMESFVAENFSGVTATGKVLIGYAAEEILAHAKEESADVIVMGTHGRKGIDRILFGSVAEKVVKNADMPVLTVRPS from the coding sequence ATGAAGGAAATCAAAAAGATTCTTTGCGCGGTAGACCTCTCCGAACACAGCAAGGATGTTGCAGAATATGCCGTGCTGCTTGCAAAGGGATTGAACGCAAGCGTCGTGGTTGTATACACCGCACCCTCGCTGAGCCAGTATGTTGGCTTTCATGTGCCGCCCAACACCATTGAGAACTTTGTGGGCGAAATAGTTTCTGGTGCCGAAAAATCAATGGAATCTTTCGTTGCCGAAAATTTTTCCGGCGTAACTGCCACAGGCAAGGTTCTCATCGGGTATGCCGCTGAAGAAATCCTGGCGCATGCCAAGGAAGAATCAGCTGACGTCATTGTTATGGGCACGCATGGCCGCAAGGGCATTGACAGAATCCTCTTCGGCTCCGTTGCTGAAAAGGTGGTCAAAAACGCCGACATGCCCGTACTGACCGTACGTCCTTCCTAG
- a CDS encoding 4Fe-4S dicluster domain-containing protein, with amino-acid sequence MLRIIKERIHQKYHTLDYPRKQPTLSPRFMGRPSLTPVDCGDCRACYAACPTGALLPIEGAPHSTPTLDMGRCTFCGACRAACPKQAIAFTGEHRMAAFKREDLLVVPGQPAPHETTPTVPGEFSIFRRSLKLRQISAAGCAACEADCNVLGTLVYDLPKFGIDFVASPRHADGVVVTGPVSENMRLAVLDTYNAMPEPRLVVAVGACAISGGLFRDGAQCNNGITDILAVDLFVPGCPPNPWTILDGLLALKK; translated from the coding sequence ATGCTGCGCATTATCAAGGAACGCATTCACCAGAAGTACCATACTCTGGACTATCCCCGTAAGCAGCCCACGCTGTCACCCCGTTTTATGGGCAGGCCCAGCCTCACGCCCGTTGACTGCGGCGACTGCCGCGCCTGCTACGCTGCCTGCCCCACAGGGGCCTTGCTGCCCATTGAAGGCGCGCCGCACAGCACGCCCACACTGGACATGGGACGCTGCACCTTTTGCGGAGCCTGCCGCGCCGCCTGCCCCAAGCAGGCTATAGCTTTCACGGGTGAGCACCGCATGGCTGCCTTCAAGCGTGAAGACTTGCTGGTAGTTCCGGGGCAGCCTGCGCCACATGAGACCACACCAACCGTGCCCGGCGAATTTTCCATCTTCCGGCGCTCGCTCAAGCTTCGCCAGATCAGTGCTGCGGGTTGCGCAGCCTGTGAGGCCGACTGCAATGTGCTCGGCACCCTTGTTTACGACCTGCCGAAATTTGGCATTGATTTTGTCGCCTCGCCGCGCCATGCCGACGGCGTTGTGGTGACCGGGCCTGTTTCTGAAAATATGCGTTTGGCCGTCCTAGATACCTACAATGCCATGCCCGAACCGCGTCTGGTGGTAGCGGTAGGCGCCTGCGCCATATCGGGCGGGCTTTTCCGCGACGGAGCACAGTGCAATAACGGCATTACGGATATTTTGGCCGTAGATCTTTTTGTGCCGGGCTGCCCGCCTAATCCCTGGACCATACTTGACGGTTTGCTGGCACTGAAAAAGTAA
- a CDS encoding hydrogenase, with protein sequence MSFDYREAVDLKKVTRFSVAELREHIRHALAGGWRVLAFFGIPEEKTVDAQRDAGIAPTRPVPIVLCCVLAHDGIRRLMARCTNAVTAFMSLTPDLPQMHYFEREIYEQWGVEPVDHPWLKSVRRTPDSAEAQARNAATAAADGEASPSAEGLPTAPATENAATSQPSPQPTAQPYPFYRVEGAEVHEVAVGPVHAGIIEPGHFRFQCYGENVLHLEVALGYQHRGLEDMLVYGPAARRLHLLECAAGDSTVAHATAHCVLLERMTGHEPGERAQLLRRIGLELERLANHTGDLGALAGDAGFLPTSSWNGRIRGDFLNMTASLCGNRFGRGLLRPGGVAYDLDPLESANLLNRARAAWQDVRGAVDVMLEAVTVRDRLVDIGVLETGTARQLNTVGVPARACGLDVDARFHAPLSNLPCEGCAPRLEITGDVMARAKVRSRELDDSLRLLELDLARLSALSAQVDATSDAPADHQTNPPTAAPEKISGTPRDFTDLPPHTLAVAQVEGWRGEVCHVSVTDSQGRLLVYKAIDPSFHNWTGLAIALRGNQISDFPLCNKSFNLSYCGHDL encoded by the coding sequence ATGTCGTTCGACTACCGCGAGGCGGTTGATCTGAAAAAAGTAACGCGCTTTTCCGTGGCGGAACTGCGCGAGCATATCCGTCATGCCCTGGCTGGCGGCTGGCGCGTCTTGGCTTTTTTCGGCATACCGGAAGAAAAAACCGTGGATGCGCAGCGCGACGCGGGCATTGCACCCACGCGGCCCGTGCCCATTGTTTTGTGCTGCGTGCTGGCCCATGACGGCATACGCCGCCTCATGGCCCGCTGTACGAATGCGGTGACGGCCTTCATGTCGCTGACGCCCGATTTACCCCAGATGCACTACTTTGAGCGCGAAATTTATGAACAGTGGGGTGTGGAACCAGTAGATCACCCCTGGCTCAAAAGCGTACGGCGCACGCCTGACAGCGCAGAGGCCCAAGCCCGCAATGCGGCAACCGCCGCAGCTGACGGTGAGGCCAGCCCTTCGGCTGAAGGCCTGCCAACCGCCCCTGCAACGGAAAATGCGGCAACGTCCCAGCCCTCGCCGCAGCCCACCGCCCAACCCTATCCCTTTTACCGAGTTGAAGGGGCGGAGGTGCACGAGGTGGCCGTAGGCCCGGTACACGCAGGCATCATCGAACCGGGACATTTCCGCTTTCAATGCTATGGCGAAAATGTGCTGCATCTGGAAGTTGCCCTGGGCTACCAGCACCGCGGGCTGGAAGACATGCTTGTATATGGCCCCGCCGCCCGCCGTCTTCACCTGCTGGAATGCGCCGCTGGAGACAGTACCGTTGCCCACGCCACGGCCCATTGCGTGCTGCTTGAGCGCATGACGGGGCATGAGCCCGGCGAACGCGCCCAGTTGCTGCGACGTATTGGTCTGGAGCTGGAACGTCTGGCCAACCACACGGGCGACCTTGGGGCCCTTGCCGGAGATGCGGGCTTTTTGCCCACGTCGTCCTGGAATGGCCGTATTCGTGGAGATTTTTTGAACATGACCGCCAGCCTGTGCGGCAATCGCTTCGGGCGCGGCCTGCTGCGCCCCGGCGGCGTGGCATACGACCTTGATCCGCTGGAGAGCGCAAACCTGCTCAACCGGGCGCGGGCCGCCTGGCAGGATGTGCGCGGAGCAGTAGATGTCATGCTGGAAGCCGTGACAGTGCGCGACCGCCTTGTGGACATCGGCGTACTTGAAACTGGCACCGCCCGCCAACTGAACACGGTCGGAGTGCCCGCACGCGCCTGCGGTCTGGATGTGGACGCCCGCTTTCACGCGCCGCTCAGCAATTTGCCCTGTGAGGGATGCGCCCCCCGGCTGGAAATTACAGGCGACGTCATGGCCCGCGCCAAAGTGCGCAGCCGCGAACTGGACGACAGCCTGCGCCTGCTGGAACTTGACCTCGCCCGCTTGTCTGCCCTGTCAGCACAGGTAGACGCAACTTCCGACGCGCCAGCAGACCATCAGACGAATCCGCCCACCGCTGCGCCAGAAAAAATTTCTGGCACACCCCGCGATTTTACAGACCTGCCGCCGCACACGCTTGCCGTTGCCCAGGTGGAAGGCTGGCGTGGCGAAGTCTGCCATGTGTCTGTCACCGATTCGCAAGGCCGCTTGCTGGTCTACAAGGCAATAGATCCCTCCTTCCACAACTGGACGGGACTGGCCATAGCCCTGCGCGGCAACCAGATTTCAGACTTTCCCCTCTGCAACAAGAGTTTCAATCTCTCTTATTGCGGGCATGACCTGTGA
- the hisC gene encoding histidinol-phosphate transaminase — protein MSQISVRQEILALKAYVPGLSIAEIQQKYNLAQVIKMASNENPLGMPPLAREAVQRHADMGFRYPQGGNPRLVEALAKRHGLDPRRVVVGNGSDEIIDLLIRILAEPGVHNLVCFEPCFSIYPIQGRISGVEVRRHPLNADFSFDFDGLLSKVDANTRLVFITTPDNPTGYCPPRDEVAQLAAKLAQIAPACLLVIDEAYMDFAESEPDSSLLASGELPENTAFMRTFSKSFGLAGMRVGYGILPPSLADYCWRARLPFSVNILAEEAALAALEDTTFYSFTMQTVRQGRNALTVGLTALGCNVWPSAANFILFSLPENTLSAHDCFETLLRKGIIIRPLNSYNLPGHLRVSIGNEAENRTFLLAMDEILLQNRHAEASAANRECK, from the coding sequence ATGTCCCAGATCAGCGTACGGCAGGAAATTCTTGCCCTGAAGGCCTATGTTCCCGGTCTGTCCATTGCCGAAATCCAGCAGAAGTACAATCTTGCCCAGGTCATCAAGATGGCCAGCAACGAAAATCCGCTGGGCATGCCGCCTCTGGCGCGCGAAGCCGTGCAGCGCCACGCAGACATGGGCTTCCGGTATCCCCAGGGGGGCAATCCCCGTCTGGTGGAGGCTCTGGCAAAACGCCACGGGCTTGATCCGCGCCGGGTGGTTGTGGGAAACGGCTCCGACGAAATCATAGACCTGCTCATTCGCATTCTGGCCGAACCTGGCGTGCACAATCTGGTATGCTTTGAACCGTGCTTCAGCATCTACCCCATTCAAGGCCGTATCAGCGGTGTTGAAGTGCGCCGTCACCCGCTCAATGCTGATTTTTCTTTTGACTTTGACGGGCTGCTTTCCAAGGTGGACGCCAATACCCGTCTTGTTTTCATCACCACGCCAGACAATCCCACGGGCTACTGCCCGCCCCGTGACGAGGTGGCCCAGCTGGCAGCCAAGCTCGCCCAAATTGCGCCTGCCTGCCTGCTTGTGATTGACGAAGCCTATATGGACTTTGCTGAAAGCGAACCGGACTCTTCACTTCTTGCCAGTGGAGAACTGCCCGAAAATACGGCTTTCATGCGCACTTTTTCCAAAAGCTTCGGCCTGGCTGGCATGCGCGTGGGCTACGGCATATTGCCCCCAAGCCTTGCGGATTACTGCTGGCGCGCCCGTCTGCCTTTCTCTGTCAATATTCTGGCAGAAGAGGCCGCTCTGGCCGCTCTGGAAGACACAACCTTCTACTCCTTCACCATGCAGACTGTGCGGCAGGGCCGGAACGCCCTTACTGTCGGGCTTACTGCTCTGGGCTGCAACGTATGGCCCAGCGCCGCCAACTTTATTCTTTTCAGCCTGCCGGAAAACACGTTGAGCGCGCACGACTGCTTTGAAACCCTGTTGCGCAAGGGCATCATTATCCGCCCCCTCAACAGCTACAACCTGCCCGGGCATCTGCGCGTCAGCATTGGCAATGAGGCGGAAAACAGAACATTTTTGCTGGCTATGGACGAAATTCTTTTGCAGAACCGCCATGCCGAAGCTTCGGCTGCAAACAGAGAATGCAAATGA
- a CDS encoding V4R domain-containing protein gives MLTRRYAFSWDFVGNIHDGRPNLGNNARIEVYRLFQYTMRDIVESRYGTAASEEIMRESGKLAGRKFCERFVGRRERFDDFVAAVQKALLDFGIGILRVESANYEASHFTLTVAEDLDCSGLPDMEHTVCHYDEGFLAGVLFAQTGTEFEVREVDCWCTGDRTCRFEVKPSVKALNSNS, from the coding sequence ATGCTTTCAGTTGGGATTTTGTCGGCAATATTCACGATGGCCGGCCCAATCTTGGCAATAACGCGCGCATCGAAGTGTATAGGCTCTTTCAGTACACCATGCGTGATATTGTTGAGTCACGCTATGGCACTGCCGCATCTGAAGAGATCATGCGTGAAAGCGGCAAACTTGCAGGGCGCAAATTTTGCGAAAGATTTGTTGGCCGCCGCGAGAGATTTGATGACTTTGTGGCAGCAGTGCAGAAAGCCTTGCTGGATTTCGGCATAGGAATTCTGCGGGTAGAAAGCGCCAATTATGAAGCTTCTCACTTTACGTTGACCGTGGCTGAAGATTTGGATTGCTCTGGCCTGCCCGATATGGAACACACGGTTTGCCATTATGACGAGGGTTTTCTGGCGGGCGTGCTTTTTGCCCAGACCGGCACGGAATTTGAGGTGCGCGAGGTTGACTGCTGGTGCACTGGGGACCGCACATGCCGGTTTGAAGTTAAACCCAGTGTTAAGGCGCTCAACAGCAATTCTTAG
- a CDS encoding SHOCT domain-containing protein — MHTCNFMDFFGFGWGGGWIGMLIAVAVLALAIYFVCRLFSRKPCNFDRRDTLNILKHRLASGEITQEEYEKLKNVI, encoded by the coding sequence ATGCATACTTGCAATTTTATGGATTTCTTCGGATTCGGATGGGGCGGCGGTTGGATAGGAATGCTTATTGCGGTCGCGGTACTGGCTCTGGCTATTTACTTTGTATGCCGACTTTTCAGCCGCAAACCCTGTAACTTTGACCGCCGGGATACACTGAACATTTTGAAACACCGCCTTGCTTCCGGCGAAATAACGCAGGAAGAATACGAAAAGCTCAAAAACGTGATCTGA
- a CDS encoding tetratricopeptide repeat protein codes for MSNQLDYEINKELGECYLFMGDFDKAEEYYRKAANSNTQSAAPYMGLATVAVQRSELDKALVLYQKAAAVEETDKALCGIGLVLMEQGQHESAFEHFSRALNKNAENIVALNCLVREAYQLGCVENVLPYLEDTLRTGTEAEAVRVTLAGCLIYLGRSEDARQHLETVLGANPANNSAKELFDTMAA; via the coding sequence ATGAGCAATCAACTGGATTACGAAATCAATAAAGAACTGGGCGAGTGCTATCTTTTCATGGGCGACTTTGACAAGGCCGAAGAATATTACCGCAAAGCCGCCAACAGCAACACCCAAAGCGCCGCTCCCTACATGGGTCTGGCAACTGTGGCTGTGCAGCGTTCCGAACTGGACAAGGCCCTGGTGCTCTACCAGAAGGCTGCCGCTGTGGAAGAAACCGACAAGGCCCTGTGCGGCATTGGCCTGGTTCTTATGGAACAGGGTCAGCACGAAAGCGCTTTTGAACATTTTTCCCGCGCGCTGAACAAAAATGCGGAAAATATCGTAGCCCTGAACTGCCTTGTACGCGAAGCTTATCAGCTGGGTTGCGTTGAAAACGTGCTGCCCTACCTGGAAGACACATTGCGCACCGGCACTGAAGCTGAAGCTGTTCGCGTGACCCTGGCCGGATGCCTCATTTACCTTGGCCGCAGCGAAGATGCCCGTCAGCATCTGGAAACCGTGCTTGGCGCCAACCCCGCCAACAACAGCGCCAAAGAACTTTTCGACACGATGGCTGCGTAG
- a CDS encoding sigma-54-dependent transcriptional regulator yields the protein MSATSAVKLLVVDDDHNHREMLRALLEEWGYDLVTVDNGEEAVALCQESPFDLILMDVRMGGMSGIEATRAIKSYNPAIPVLIMTAYSDVANAVEALKAGAYDYLTKPLAFDALKLALKRSLDHANLRDEVRALRHELAANVDSRNVIGQSPAMRQVLGLVSAIAPSEATVLITGESGTGKEVIAKLIHANSNRGKGPYVAVNCAALSETLLESELFGHEKGAFTGAEKRREGRFLAANKGTIFLDEIGEIPLSMQVKLLRVIQERELQRVGGDQTLKVDVRILAATNKDLALEVEEGRFRQDLYYRLNVVSLQLPPLRERHEDIPLLAMHFMKIFAERNGKMVKGFTPAAMDRLVKHTWPGNVRELENAVERAVVLLVGEYISERELPPTIAEAEEESPRPSRLDFANMTLDEIERLAVQDTLEQVGGNKSEAARRLGINRKTLLAKLGDGK from the coding sequence ATGAGTGCAACTTCGGCTGTTAAACTGCTGGTGGTGGACGACGACCACAACCACCGCGAAATGTTGCGCGCCCTGCTTGAAGAGTGGGGCTATGATCTCGTCACTGTAGATAACGGCGAAGAAGCCGTGGCCTTGTGTCAGGAAAGCCCCTTTGACCTCATCCTTATGGACGTGCGCATGGGCGGCATGAGCGGTATCGAGGCCACACGCGCCATCAAGAGCTACAATCCGGCTATCCCGGTCTTGATTATGACTGCGTACTCCGACGTGGCCAACGCGGTAGAAGCCCTCAAGGCTGGCGCTTACGATTACCTTACTAAACCTTTGGCCTTTGACGCTCTCAAGCTGGCCCTGAAGCGTTCGCTGGATCACGCCAACCTGCGGGATGAAGTGCGCGCCTTGCGGCATGAGCTGGCTGCGAATGTTGATTCCCGCAATGTCATTGGTCAGAGCCCGGCCATGCGTCAGGTGCTTGGTCTGGTTTCAGCCATTGCGCCTTCCGAAGCTACTGTGCTCATCACTGGCGAGTCCGGCACGGGCAAAGAGGTCATCGCCAAGCTCATCCATGCCAACAGCAACAGGGGCAAGGGGCCGTATGTGGCGGTAAACTGTGCCGCTCTTTCGGAAACCCTGCTGGAATCCGAACTGTTTGGTCACGAAAAAGGAGCCTTTACCGGAGCGGAAAAGCGGCGTGAAGGGCGTTTTTTGGCGGCCAACAAGGGCACCATATTTCTGGATGAAATTGGCGAAATTCCCCTGTCTATGCAGGTCAAACTGCTGCGCGTCATTCAGGAGCGTGAGCTGCAACGTGTGGGCGGCGACCAGACGCTCAAGGTAGACGTGCGCATTTTGGCGGCTACAAACAAGGATCTGGCTCTTGAGGTAGAAGAGGGACGTTTTCGGCAGGACCTTTACTATCGGCTCAATGTGGTTTCCTTGCAGCTGCCGCCCCTGCGCGAGCGGCACGAAGATATTCCCCTGCTGGCTATGCATTTCATGAAGATTTTTGCAGAGCGCAACGGCAAGATGGTCAAGGGGTTCACCCCTGCGGCTATGGACCGCCTTGTCAAACATACCTGGCCCGGCAACGTGCGCGAGCTGGAAAATGCCGTGGAACGGGCCGTTGTGCTGCTGGTGGGCGAATATATCAGCGAGCGTGAATTGCCGCCCACCATTGCCGAAGCCGAAGAAGAAAGCCCGCGTCCGTCACGGCTGGATTTTGCCAACATGACGCTGGATGAAATTGAACGTCTGGCCGTGCAGGATACCCTTGAACAGGTCGGCGGCAATAAAAGTGAAGCCGCGCGCCGCTTGGGCATCAACCGCAAAACCCTGCTGGCAAAATTGGGCGACGGGAAGTAG